A region of Carassius auratus strain Wakin chromosome 11, ASM336829v1, whole genome shotgun sequence DNA encodes the following proteins:
- the sfmbt1 gene encoding scm-like with four MBT domains protein 1, translating into MSLEALESDADSGQDVSEYNWDDYLEETGALSVPHHAFKHVDQGLETGLTPGMKLEVCVRTETETAYWVATIITTCGQLLLLRYEGYQDDRRADFWCDIMTADLHPIGWSKQQGRPMRPPEGVREKHQDWEALLEKALAESCSVPASLLEGAQRGCNPIDLLSPGLNVELVDRQDAEVVWSAVIEENIAGRLRLRYAGTDGLPDTKSITWVFYLDPLLHLPGWAQEHSCTLRPPGALLALRTEAEWEEVKKTVSSQVQDSSINEEFYRDRSAINPHCFTEGMKLEAVDPAAPFTISPATVKKVFNDHFFLVQMDDMRNEAQKEGGGRSFLCHRDSPGIFPTQWTLKNGVKLSPPPGFQGQDFDWADYLKQCEAEAAPQQCFPPDPSDQCIKESMMLEAVNPLCPENIHVATVTKVKGQHMWIRLEGLKQAIPEIIVHTDSMDIFPVSWCETNGYPLLHPRKPRVEKQRKVAVVQPEKHRVPSKDSSPDTTKQQINSSQAEMGQANGKYCCPKIYFNHRCFSGPYLNKGRIAELPQCVGPGNCVLVLKEVLTLLINSAYKPSRVLRELQLDQEGRWQGHGETLKAKYKGKSYRATVEIVRTADQVADFCRKTCIKLECCPNLFGPRMVLERCSENCSVLTKTKYTYYYGKKKSKRVGRPPGGHSNLEGGVKRRGRRRKRRKQLFVHKKRRSSASVDNTPAGSPQGSGDEEDLDEDDSLSEDTGSELQDELMDDSEYSEKKSQPPTPSPSPPETPRPTRRRRKARSPSCSDDENRPPSPKSPRTEVPPKLCLDSSPLEWSVTDVVRFIRTTDCAPLARIFMDQEIDGQALLLLNLPTVQECMDLKLGPAIKLCHQIERVKLAFYQQFASSG; encoded by the exons ATGAGCCTTGAGGCGCTGGAGTCTG ATGCAGACTCTGGTCAAGATGTGTCAGAGTATAACTGGGATGACTACCTGGAGGAAACCGGAGCACTTTCTGTTCCTCATCATGCGTTTAAACAC GTGGACCAGGGCCTGGAGACCGGTCTGACTCCAGGTATGAAGCTGGAGGTGTGTGTGCGTACTGAAACAGAAACGGCATACTGGGTGGCCACAATAATCACCACCTGCGGACAGCTGCTGTTGCTACGATATGAGGGTTATCAAGATGACCGGCGTGCCGACTTTTGGTGTGACATCATGACCGCTGACCTGCACCCGATTGGATGGAGCAAGCAGCAGGGTCGACCGATGAGACCTCCAGAGG GTGTCCGTGAGAAGCACCAGGACTGGGAAGCGCTGCTGGAGAAAGCTCTGGCTGAATCGTGCAGTGTACCTGCTAGTCTCCTGGAAGGG GCTCAGCGTGGCTGTAATCCTATAGATCTGTTAAGTCCGGGTCTTAACGTCGAGCTAGTGGACCGTCAGGATGCTGAGGTGGTCTGGTCTGCAGTGATCGAGGAGAACATAGCCGGTCGCTTGCGTCTACGATACGCCGGCACAGACGGGCTCCCTGACACCAAATCTATCACATGGGTCTTCTACCTGGACCCCCTGCTTCATTTGCCAGGCTGGGCACAGGAGCACAGCTGCACCCTTAGACCACCAGGGG CTCTGCTTGCGCTGCGCACTGAAGCTGAATGGGAGGAGGTTAAGAAGACCGTCTCCTCACAGGTTCAGGACTCCAGCATCAACGAGGAGTTTTACAGG GACAGATCAGCCATCAATCCACACTGCTTTACTGAAGGGATGAAGCTGGAAGCTGTGGACCCAGCAGCTCCCTTCACCATCAGTCCAGCCACTGTGAAGAAG GTGTTTAATGACCATTTCTTTCTGGTGCAAATGGATGATATGAGAAATGAGGCACAGAAAGAGGGAGGAGGACGCTCTTTCCTATGTCACAGAGACAGTCCAGGAATCTTCCCTACACAGTGGACCCTGAAGAACGGAGTCAAGCTCAGCCCTCCTCCAG ggttcCAAGGTCAGGACTTTGACTGGGCAGACTATCTAAAGCAGTGTGAAGCTGAAGCAGCCCCTCAGCAATGCTTTCCTCCT GACCCTTCTGATCAGTGCATTAAAGAGTCCATGATGCTGGAGGCTGTTAACCCACTCTGCCCTGAAAACATTCACGTAGCAACTGTTaccaaggtcaaaggtcaacacatgTGGATTCGTTTGGAAG GTCTGAAGCAAGCCATCCCAGAGATCATAGTTCATACAGACTCCATGGATATTTTTCCAGTGAGCTGGTGTGAGACCAATGGCTATCCTCTTCTACACCCCCGCAAGCCCAGAG tggagaaacagagaaaggttGCAGTTGTTCAGCCAGAGAAACA CCGGGTACCATCCAAAGACTCCTCACCTGATACTACCAAACAACAGATTAACAGCAGTCAGGCTGAGATGG GGCAGGCGAATGGGAAGTACTGTTGCCCCAAGATCTATTTTAACCATCGCTGCTTTTCAGGGCCCTACCTCAATAAGGGGCGTATTGCAGAACTGCCACAGTGTGTGGGACCTGGGAACTGTGTCCTGGTGCTGAAGGAG GTGCTGACACTGCTGATAAATTCTGCCTATAAGCCCAGTCGAGTGCTGAGAGAGCTGCAGCTGGACCAAGAGGGCCGCTGGCAGGGTCATGGAGAGACACTTAAAGCAAA GTACAAAGGGAAGAGTTACAGAGCGACAGTAGAGATTGTTCGCACTGCAGACCAGGTGGCTGATTTCTGCCGGAAGACCTGCATTAAACTGGAGTGCTGTCCCAACCTGTTCGGCCCACGAATGGTGCTGGAGCGCTGCTCAGAGAACTGCTCTGTGCTCACCAAAACCAAATACA CATATTACTATGGGAAGAAAAAGAGCAAGCGTGTGGGCCGACCTCCTGGCGGACACTCTAACTTAGAGGGAGGTGTGAAGAGACGAggcaggaggaggaagaggaggaagcaGCTCTTCGTCCACAAAAAGAGACGTTCTTCTGCTTCAGTTGACAACACTCCGGCAGGTTCCCCTCAG GGCAGTGGTGATGAAGAAGATCTGGATGAGGATGACTCTCTAAGTGAAGACACGGGCTCTGAACTGCAAGACGAGCTGATGGATGACTCTGAATATTCAGAGAAGAAGTCACAGCCCCCCACCCCCTCCCCTTCCCCTCCAGAAACCCCCCGCCCCACACGCAGACGCCGGAAAGCTCGCTCACCATCCTGCTCAGATGATGAAAACAGACCGCCTTCACCCAAG AGTCCACGTACTGAAGTTCCTCCGAAGCTGTGTCTGGACAGCAGTCCACTGGAATGGAGCGTCACAGATGTTGTTCGTTTTATCAGGACCACTGATTGTGCTCCACTGGCACGCATCTTTATGGATCAA GAAATTGACGGTCAAGCGCTGCTTCTGTTGAATCTTCCCACTGTCCAGGAATGTATGGACCTGAAGCTCGGCCCCGCCATCAAGCTGTGCCATCAGATCGAACGAGTCAAGCTAGCATTTTACCAACAGTTTGCCAGCTCAGGTTGA